From a single Leishmania braziliensis MHOM/BR/75/M2904 complete genome, chromosome 28 genomic region:
- a CDS encoding putative DEAD box RNA helicase, whose protein sequence is MEAEQVDNIQANVLAIPTFEAMGLKEDLLKGMYRFGYKQPTAIQKRFIMPFLKGRDVIAQASSGTGKTSAFCVCLLQACDPHTREPQALILSPTRELAVQTQDLCNNIGHHMGLKAYACIGGKSTEEDIRRLENGVHIVSGTPGRVFDMIRRKSLRVNGLKTLVLDEADEMLGKGFKAQIHDIYRMIPPLQIILVSATLPADVLEMTEKFMTEPASILVKRDEITVDSVRQYFVSVDEEKNKFDVLMELYDSLTIAHAVVFCNTRKKVEQLAKKMTREKFTVVAMHGDMPQAERDEIMRQFRDGHSRVLITTDLWARGIDVERVSLVLNYDLPLAREQYIHRIGRTGRMGRTGLAITFVRHDELRLLRDIEQFYATQIEELPANIGEQM, encoded by the coding sequence ATGGAGGCGGAGCAAGTAGATAATATTCAGGCCAACGTGCTCGCCATCCCCACCTTCGAGGCGATGGGGTTGAAGGAGGACCTGCTGAAGGGCATGTACCGCTTCGGCTACAAGCAGCCCACCGCCATTCAGAAGCGCTTCATTATGCCTTTCTTGAAGGGACGCGACGTCATCGCACAAGCGTCCTCTGGCACAGGCAAAACGTCTGCCTTCTGTGTCTGCCTTCTGCAGGCGTGCGACCCGCACACGCGTGAGCCGCAGGCCCTCATCCTCTCGCCGACTCGCGAGCTGGCTGTGCAGACGCAGGATCTGTGCAACAACATTGGCCACCACATGGGGCTGAAGGCGTACGCGTGTATTGGTGGCAAAAGCACGGAGGAGGACATCCGCCGCCTGGAGAATGGTGTGCACATAGTCTCCGGTACTCCTGGTCGTGTCTTCGATATGATCCGCCGCAAGAGCCTTCGTGTGAACGGGCTGAAGACCCTTGTGCTAGACGAGGCGGATGAGATGCTGGGTAAGGGATTCAAGGCTCAGATTCACGACATTTACCGTATGataccgccgctgcagatcATCCTCGTGTCGGCGACACTGCCGGCTGACGTGCTGGAGATGACGGAGAAATTCATGACAGAGCCCGCGAGCATTCTCGTCAAGCGCGATGAGATCACTGTGGATAGTGTTCGGCAGTACTTTGTCTCTGTCGACGAGGAAAAAAACAAGTTTGATGTCTTGATGGAGTTGTACGACAGTCTCACAATCGCCCACGCGGTAGTGTTTTGCAACACCCGTAAAAAGGTGGAGCAACTCGCGAAGAAGATGACGCGCGAGAAGTTCACTGTGGTCGCCATGCATGGCGACATGCCCCAGGCCGAGCGTGACGAGATTATGCGGCAGTTCCGCGATGGTCACAGTCGCGTGCTCATCACAACTGATCTCTGGGCGCGTGGCATTGATGTGGAGCGCGTCTCGCTTGTCCTCAACTACGATTTGCCGCTCGCGCGTGAGCAGTACATTCATCGCATTGGCCGCACTGGTCGCATGGGCCGCACTGGGCTTGCCATCACATTCGTGCGCCATGACGAGCTGCGCTTGTTGCGCGATATCGAGCAGTTCTACGCGACGCAGATTGAGGAACTCCCCGCCAACATCGGAGAACAAATGTAG
- a CDS encoding putative hydrolase, alpha/beta fold family, with protein MSAPSTMGKSTVPALSPEARAILGDFEDKLIDVGTCASTGKRVTLCYNTFGNPSNPCLLLVQGLRMSLLGYPLHFVQYFVDQGYYVIRYDNRDTGLSTRFDEFGAPALIRLVLPQWMSIGERLSYTLHDVMEDAIGLLAALKIRQAHVFGMSMGGMIVQLMAIHHPERVLSLNILFSHAGGKDVVNPNLLHYARFLVKPRSDSAEDHAEHMVWFLGYLSQGAYMANVEEMKKYILSSYERNGVINDRETQRQAAAVMRAPSRAKGLRKLTCPTLIMHGANDPLIPVANGYRLAELVPNAKLVIFPKLGHSFPVELMKPIADQVLLNMSLVKRTE; from the coding sequence ATGAGTGCGCCGTCAACCATGGGCAAGAGCACCGTCCCGGCCCTCTCACCCGAAGCAAGAGCCATTCTTGGCGACTTCGAGGACAAACTCATTGATGTAGGCACCTGCGCCAGCACCGGCAAGCGTGTCACCCTCTGCTACAACACCTTCGGTAACCCCTCCAACCCGTGCCTGCTGCTTGTCCAGGGGCTCCGCATGTCCCTCCTGGGCTACCCGCTCCACTTCGTGCAGTACTTTGTGGACCAAGGCTACTACGTCATTCGCTACGACAACCGCGACACAGGACTTTCCACCCGGTTCGATGAGTTCGGCGCCCCGGCGCTCATTCGACTCGTTCTGCCGCAGTGGATGTCCATCGGGGAACGCCTGTCGTACACCCTGCATGACGTGATGGAGGATGCCATTGGGCTGCTGGCAGCGCTTAAGATACGCCAGGCCCACGTCTTTGGGATGAGCATGGGTGGCATGATTGTGCAGCTCATGGCGATCCACCACCCGGAGCGCGTACTGAGCCTGAACATTCTCTTCTCCCACGCCGGCGGCAAAGACGTTGTGAACCCGAACCTGCTGCACTATGCCCGCTTTCTCGTGAAGCCGCGCAGCGACAGTGCCGAGGACCACGCTGAGCACATGGTATGGTTTTTGGGCTACCTCAGCCAGGGTGCGTACATGGCCAACGTGGAGGAAATGAAGAAGTACATATTAAGCTCATACGAGCGTAACGGCGTGATCAACGACCGCGaaacgcagcggcaggcggcggcagtaATGCGTGCACCGAGCCGCGCCAAGGGCCTGCGCAAGCTGACGTGCCCGACGTTAATCATGCACGGTGCCAATGACCCGCTGATACCGGTGGCAAACGGCTACCGACTTGCCGAGCTGGTGCCGAACGCGAAGCTGGTGATCTTTCCTAAGCTCGGTCACAGCTTCCCCGTGGAGCTGATGAAGCCCATCGCTGATCAAGTCTTGCTGAACATGAGCCTCGTGAAGCGGACTGAGTAA
- a CDS encoding phosphonopyruvate decarboxylase-like protein — MMRCCRRALESNTTLSPAYLVRSLRERGTSAFFGMPDYYLGPLTSYLVDSTAAGEYVMTTNCGNAMAMAAGHYLATLRTPCVFMQNSGIGDAMNPLLTLFNRDAYRMPCLMLISWRGKHDTADEQVRPGLVAQGRLTEHCLASVDIPYSIIGSSLDIEKDWDVAMDKAYDHLASEKTPFAMLLEPGTLMPYMQRRPDADMLPTAPLDHDAVANQVCRQFNATDAFVCSCGSAQESLHRARAAVSGDTVAQDLLLADSLGHATGVAAGIALSRPSLQVVCIEGDGAALVHLNAMATNGGLQAIKEATTGTGLLHNLKHIVVNNGSYSLEGGQVTAAFDVSLTGVAKACGYFAVREEPVIELGDLVAALEELRQCDGPAFLEVVVSKTSTSSAEGKVRRNLQAEKRRFAEFLNRPSE; from the coding sequence atgatgcgctgttgccgccgcgctcTGGAGAGCAACACAACGCTCTCGCCCGCGTACCTGGTCCGGTCACTCAGGGAgcgcggcaccagcgccttCTTTGGGATGCCCGACTACTATCTCGGTCCTCTCACCTCGTACCTGGTCGATAGCACGGCGGCGGGTGAGTACGTGATGACGACGAACTGTGGCAACGCcatggcgatggcggccgGTCACTACCTGGCAACCCTGCGCACCCCGTGTGTATTCATGCAGAACAGTGGGATCGGAGACGCCATGAACCCCTTGCTGACCCTTTTCAATAGAGACGCCTACCGCATGCCATGCTTGATGCTCATCAGCTGGCGCGGCAAACACGACACCGCTGACGAGCAAGTGAGACCGGGGCTGGTTGCACAGGGCCGACTGACGGAGCACTGCTTGGCCTCCGTCGACATCCCGTACTCAATCATAGGCAGCAGTCTCGATATTGAAAAGGACTGGGACGTTGCCATGGACAAGGCCTACGACCACTTGGCCTCCGAGAAGACACCGTTTgcgatgctgctggagcCCGGTACGCTGATGCCGTACATGCAGCGTCGTCCCGACGCTGACATGCTTCCCACGGCGCCGCTTGATCATGACGCTGTGGCCAATCAAGTGTGTCGGCAGTTCAACGCGACAGACGCGTttgtgtgcagctgcgggagcgcACAGGAGTCTCTGCATCGCGCGAGGGCGGCGGTTTCTGGCGACACAGTTGCGCAGGATCTTCTGCTTGCAGATTCACTGGGTCACGCGACAGGCGTGGCGGCGGGTATTGCCTTGTCACGACCGTCGCTGCAGGTTGTCTGCATAGAAGGCGACGGGGCGGCCCTCGTGCACCTGAACGCGATGGCGACGAACGGTGGCCTCCAAGCGATCAAGGAGGCCACCACCGGCACTGGACTGCTGCACAACCTCAAGCACATTGTGGTTAACAACGGATCTTACTCACTGGAAGGCGGCCAGGTCACGGCGGCCTTTGATGTCTCGCTGACGGGTGTGGCCAAGGCCTGCGGGTACTTTGCCGTGCGTGAGGAGCCCGTGATCGAGCTTGGCGACCTCGTCGCTGctctggaggagctgcgtcAGTGCGACGGTCCGGCCTTTCTGGAAGTGGTGGTGAGCAAGACGAGCACCTCGTCTGCTGAGGGTAAGGTGCGTCGGAATCTGCAGGCGGAGAAGCGTCGCTTTGCTGAATTCTTGAATCGACCCAGTGAGTGA
- a CDS encoding helicase-like protein translates to MPEVTSALPTAASPFLSSAAPGPSPPLVASATLMLPFTPYPVQQEMSRMIADVLHSASPHVVPVAVAEVPTGCGKTMALLSSVLQYQQELKHMSPKELDLYLRPRRPPWQQQRPPGKKRKASPKGRGGQRGPRQRVVTRPAPVAESNLNADEGDHDDECADDWSVPPWFFKHFRNHSGRKIRAELDVAGSQELRRRFLPPPCTVFYVTRTHAQLRQAVRELRRLHGATSAIRMNILGSRERYCIHPKVMEAKANSTLPVEGNNLGEVCDKLVSMGLCEMVDRYDELSCSAIAGPVGHQRGQIWDIEDLLLEGTSRRMCPYYAARDLVFFADVNFCTYPYLLDPLIRHETKMEAALKNNAIVVFDEAHNVAAVCQDALSLECPQGVLALILSELEPLVSSQVALAGQPVSTASSSTAVVAQDGFATMQYSRELHLGAFTLAEIFSFLYGLFQSLRIFFDAAMGAADSGERRGEKRRRGGGKGEHDEHNSGDYGAVYMQGSELKDHLQRDMEAHVAAQRRFAATAPALASRELFQRAYGVIMALGVTFNPFLFSVFGLSLLKRWLLLLRFLLQKPQSFAVALRLAPPWVAPAAGASDAERSLFGEFSAAAAAAEARPTAGGVSGSGRTNAAVTQGTIDLRCLDGSLAFSHLLQTVHRVVLASGTLSPFTQLARDLGVEASLWRVVEGLHVVPSTQYSLTALTALPVLPSSTHNEATTQSPLLPLRCTYASLSNPAFLKAVAHAVVQLVQTLRESSGGGVLFFVPNYGVLTALAKLTREVLLVAQREEQHQSSCVAAPVQLFLEPRKAEALTEVLCQFQRCTQAPRCGTGLFFSVYRGKVSEGLDFTDNMARLVLCLGVPLLPLNSWRVIAQRAYSGLEWYTTDAVRAVNQALGRCLRHVKDHGAVVLLDERYAQPEYQQRLSKWCRAALQTESSLPQLCAELRKSFTVWRQVFGALAVSSAPLPHPSTEASRAMLQDEVEGVAQEDAVSLARTRLGTDQLPFTRVLRASPAASRPHHSVGAVPLATTTNSSSHTNGTARLVRTAPDADADARQTATVSASLLHSPLACTAVKLLYETATATGDVSRQALQDVIQSLTQNFFDSSGSEAGEADFE, encoded by the coding sequence ATGCCCGAAGTGACTAGTGCATTACCCACTGCAGCATCGCCCTTCTTGTCTTCCGCCGCCCCTGGCCCGTCGCCGCCTCTTGTGGCTTCTGCGACGCTGATGCTGCCCTTCACACCGTACCCTGTGCAGCAGGAGATGAGCCGAATGATTGCCGACGTGCTCCACTCCGCCAGTCCACATGTCGTGCCGGTGGCTGTCGCGGAGGTACCGACCGGGTGCGGCAAGACTATGGCGCTGCTATCTAGCGTTCTGCAGTACCAGCAGGAGCTGAAGCACATGAGCCCCAAAGAGCTTGATTTGTATCTGCGTCCGCGCCGGCCGCCATGGCAACAACAACGGCCACCAGGGAAGAAGCGAAAGGCATCTCCGAAAGGACGTGGAGGCCAGCGAGGCCCACGGCAGCGCGTTGTTACACGCCCGGCGCCGGTTGCGGAAAGTAACCTCAATGCTGACGAGGGGGACCACGACGACGAGTGCGCCGATGACTGGTCGGTCCCGCCGTGGTTCTTCAAGCATTTTCGGAACCACTCCGGGCGGAAGATCCGCGCGGAGCTGGACGTGGCCGGCTCACaagagctgcgccgtcgctTCCTGCCGCCACCCTGCACAGTTTTCTACGTCAcgcgcacccacgcgcagctgcggcaggcggtgCGTGAGTTGCGCCGACTGCATGGTGCGACAAGTGCTATCCGCATGAACATCCTCGGCAGCCGGGAGCGCTACTGCATCCACCCCAAGGTGATGGAGGCCAAGGCGAATTCCACGTTGCCTGTGGAAGGAAACAACCTGGGTGAGGTTTGCGACAAGCTCGTGTCGATGGGGCTCTGCGAGATGGTGGACAGATACGACGAGCTCTCGTGTAGCGCCATCGCGGGACCGGTCGGGCATCAGCGTGGCCAGATATGGGACATCGAGGATCTCCTGCTGGAGGGGACCTCACGCCGCATGTGCCCCTACTACGCCGCCCGCGACCTGGTCTTCTTCGCCGACGTGAACTTTTGCACCTATCCGTACCTTCTTGACCCGCTCATTCGCCACGAGACGAAAATGGAGGCAGCCCTGAAAAACAACGCCATTGTGGTGTTCGACGAGGCGCACAATGTCGCGGCGGTGTGCCAGGACGCACTTTCACTGGAATGTCCGCAAGGCGTGCTGGCTCTCATCTTGTCAGAGCTCGAGCCTCTCGTGTCGAGCCAAGTGGCTCTGGCCGGCCAACCAGTGAGTACAGCCTCTTCTTCCACCGCGGTCGTGGCGCAAGATGGCTTTGCCACCATGCAGTATTCACGAGAGCTGCACCTCGGCGCCTTCACCTTGGCTGAAATCTTCTCCTTTCTGTACGGGCTTTTCCAGTCTCTTCGTATCTTCTTCGATGCCGCGATGGGGGCGGCGGACAGTGGTGAAAGGCGAGGCGAAaagcgccgccgtggcggcgggaAAGGTGAGCACGACGAACACAACAGCGGAGACTACGGCGCCGTCTACATGCAGGGCAGTGAACTCAAGGACCACCTGCAGCGCGATATGGAGGCCCACGTCGCGGCACAGCGGCGTTTCGCCGCGACGGCCCCAGCGCTCGCATCGCGGGAACTATTCCAGCGCGCCTACGGCGTTATCATGGCTCTCGGCGTCACCTTCAAtccgtttctcttctctgttttcggtctctcgctgctgaagcggtggctcctgctgctccgcttTCTGCTTCAGAAGCCGCAGTCCTTCGCTGTTGCGCTGCGGTTGGCGCCTCCCTGGGTCGCACCCGCCGcgggcgccagcgacgcagaGCGGTCGCTCTTCGGCGAgttctctgccgccgcggccgctgctgaagcgcgaCCCACTGCGGGTGGTGTCAGTGGCTCTGGCCGTACCAATGCGGCCGTCACGCAAGGGACAATTGACCTACGATGCCTCGACGGCAGCCTCGCTTtctcgcacctcctgcagaCGGTGCACCGTGTCGTGCTGGCCTCTGgcactctctcccccttcacccagCTGGCTCGTGACTTGGGCGTGGAGGCTTCTCTGTGGCGCGTGGTGGAAGGCCTGCACGTGGTGCCTTCAACTCAATACAGTCTGACAGCACTGACCGCTTTGCCTGTGTTGCCATCATCGACCCATAATGAGGCGACGACGCAGTCGCCGCTTCTGCCACTGCGTTGCACgtacgcctctctctcgaaTCCAGCCTTCCtcaaggcggtggcgcacgccGTGGTTCAGTTAGTGCAGACACTGCgtgagagcagcggcggcggcgtgttATTCTTTGTGCCTAACTACGGTGTTCTAACAGCCTTGGCGAAGCTGACGCGCGAGGTACTGCTCGTGGCTCAACGGGAGGAGCAGCATCAGTCGTCGTGCGTAGCCGCGCCGGTTCAACTGTTCCTGGAGCCACGCAAAGCGGAGGCACTGACGGAGGTTCTCTGTCAGTTCCAGCGGTGCACGCAggcgcctcgctgcggcactgggctctttttctccgtGTACCGCGGCAAGGTGAGCGAAGGGCTCGACTTCACAGACAACATGGCACGCCTGGTGCTCTGTCTcggggtgccgctgctgccgttgaaCTCGTGGAGGGTCATCGCGCAGCGCGCCTACAGTGGCCTGGAGTGGTATACAACGGATGCGGTGCGCGCCGTGAACCAAGCGCTAGGTCGCTGCCTGCGCCACGTGAAGGACCACggcgcggtggtgctgctggacgagCGCTACGCGCAGCCGGAGTACCAGCAGCGACTGTCGAAGTGGTGCCGCGCAGCATTGCAGACCGAGTCGTCGCTCCCGCAGCTCTGCGCGGAGCTGCGGAAGTCATTCACGGTATGGCGTCAGGTGTTCGGTGCACTTGCTGTGAGTTCCGCCCCCTTGCCGCACCCCTCAACGGAAGCGAGTCGTGCAATGCTCCAGGACGAGGTTGAGGGGGTTGCCCAAGAGGATGCGGTGAGTTTAGCACGAACCCGACTTGGCACAGATCAGCTTCCTTTTACGCGGGTGCTGCGTGCGTCACCAGCGGCATCGCGCCCTCATCACAGTGTTGGCGCAGTACCCCTTGCAACAACGACCAACTCGTCATCTCACACAAACGGCACGGCACGGCTCGTTCGCACGGCTCCCGATGCTGACGCCGATGCTCGACAAACGGCCACAGTCAGCGCTAGCCTGCTTCACTCGCCTCTCGCCTGCACGGCTGTGAAGCTGCTGTACGAAACCGCCACCGCGACTGGCGACGTCTCGCGGCAGGCATTGCAGGATGTAATTCAGTCTCTGACGCAGAACTTCttcgacagcagcggcagtgaggCAGGGGAAGCTGATTTTGAATGA